A genome region from Marinobacter panjinensis includes the following:
- a CDS encoding flagellar hook-length control protein FliK, whose amino-acid sequence MSQMVLPQTSPQGPQSDNSVKPASGGREKNGDSDFDAVSRTEQQRLDKKQAEKRDQARTDETARNDAHNEARNEQARQEKSRDTRPDARKDAAAAAETGNTDNQAAAETGESADPSAMADTAFGADNVIPQQMTDQNLPEEAVPLTFAGLQALLMPAEGTDGSSLPFAATGKSGGQAGGNGVMPGVPAIAGFMTGLPGAAGSKPGQGNGQGVGAGAGLALTEAFMSGVAADTARTQETPSVQGAIRFQAAAELASQQVANPNSAKLPAEAAALRGYTTSIDVPVNHAEWGDKLVGKLTWLTARNMSVAEIHLTPPDMGPMEVRVQVQQEQANITIHSANPAVRDQLELHSHRLRDMLSEQGLSLEQFDVSDSPQQQAGEEGPGEQGGNASGALADSSPEDQDLQPESLDLTWKGEVDIFA is encoded by the coding sequence ATGTCCCAAATGGTTCTTCCCCAGACATCCCCGCAGGGGCCGCAGTCCGATAATAGCGTAAAGCCGGCGTCGGGCGGCCGCGAAAAAAACGGTGACAGCGATTTTGATGCTGTTTCCCGTACCGAACAGCAGCGGCTCGACAAAAAGCAGGCCGAAAAACGGGACCAGGCGCGCACTGACGAAACCGCCCGGAATGACGCCCATAATGAAGCCCGAAATGAACAGGCGCGCCAGGAGAAAAGCCGCGACACACGCCCGGACGCCCGCAAGGACGCCGCCGCGGCAGCGGAAACCGGAAATACAGACAACCAGGCCGCCGCCGAGACTGGTGAATCAGCTGACCCTTCGGCAATGGCCGATACCGCCTTTGGTGCCGATAACGTTATTCCGCAACAGATGACTGACCAGAACCTGCCAGAAGAGGCCGTGCCTCTGACGTTTGCCGGTCTTCAGGCTTTGCTGATGCCGGCCGAGGGGACTGATGGCAGTAGTCTGCCGTTCGCCGCCACCGGCAAAAGTGGCGGCCAGGCTGGCGGTAATGGCGTAATGCCGGGGGTGCCGGCGATTGCCGGATTCATGACAGGCCTGCCTGGCGCCGCCGGCAGCAAACCTGGCCAGGGCAATGGGCAGGGTGTCGGGGCAGGGGCCGGACTGGCCCTGACCGAGGCATTCATGTCGGGCGTGGCAGCCGACACCGCCCGTACCCAGGAGACGCCGTCAGTTCAGGGAGCGATACGCTTTCAGGCAGCTGCCGAGCTGGCCAGCCAGCAGGTGGCCAATCCCAACAGTGCAAAGCTGCCCGCCGAGGCAGCCGCGTTGCGGGGATACACTACGTCTATCGATGTACCGGTCAATCACGCGGAGTGGGGTGACAAGCTGGTTGGCAAGCTGACGTGGCTGACTGCACGCAATATGTCAGTTGCCGAAATACACCTGACACCACCGGATATGGGCCCGATGGAAGTGCGGGTCCAGGTTCAGCAGGAACAGGCAAATATAACCATTCATTCGGCCAATCCCGCCGTACGGGATCAGCTGGAACTCCACAGCCATCGCCTCAGGGATATGCTGAGCGAGCAGGGCCTTTCCCTCGAACAATTCGATGTTTCGGACTCTCCGCAGCAACAGGCCGGGGAAGAGGGCCCTGGTGAACAGGGCGGAAACGCCAGTGGTGCCCTGGCAGACAGCAGCCCGGAGGATCAGGACCTGCAACCGGAATCCCTGGATCTGACCTGGAAGGGCGAAGTTGATATCTTCGCCTGA
- a CDS encoding Hpt domain-containing protein, with the protein MTEKPHLDQEALAELQDVMEDEFDILINTYIKDSSDRIAHLRSALEQEDADSFSKSAHSFKGSCVNIGAPRLGELCSEAEKAGRNNRLVEAVAMVDAIESEFGQVKANLRRFLE; encoded by the coding sequence ATGACGGAAAAGCCGCACCTTGATCAAGAGGCACTGGCCGAGTTGCAGGATGTAATGGAGGATGAGTTCGATATCCTGATCAACACCTACATCAAGGATTCCTCTGATCGCATTGCTCATTTGCGTTCGGCCCTGGAGCAGGAGGACGCGGACAGCTTTTCCAAATCCGCGCACAGCTTCAAGGGCAGTTGCGTCAATATTGGTGCACCGAGGTTGGGTGAGCTGTGTTCCGAAGCTGAAAAGGCCGGGCGCAATAATCGCCTGGTGGAGGCTGTTGCCATGGTCGATGCCATCGAGAGCGAATTCGGGCAGGTAAAAGCAAATCTCCGACGGTTTCTGGAGTAA
- a CDS encoding fused response regulator/phosphatase, which yields MDDSLSENRPLRILIADDSDSDRLILKTLLRRLGHEVEDARNGEDAVEIFRHSGADIVLLDALMPVMDGMEAARHIKALAGERLVPLIFLTSLSDADALARCLEAGGDDFLPKPYNRTIIEAKINAFNRMRLMHRTLSEHRDLIRDRNRQLLEEQDVAKRVFDNIAHTGCLNATNIRYHASPMSIFNGDILFACPRPAGGMQILVGDFTGHGLPAAIGAMPVAEIFYGMTSKGFSGSDVLREINQKLGRILPTGMFCCAAMIQADFHLNQLQIWNGGLPDGVLVKRDGILESIASRHLPLGVLGAARFDAGMEIFRTEPGDTLLMMTDGVMEAENRHGDMYGEDRLKRSLDDAGNAGSPFDAVMAGIHAFTGKRPEQDDVTLLSLEMVEEAELEGVSDGLSQSALEGPAEWHCVYEIQDRSLGQFSPLPLLLHICMEVPGLRRKSGEIYTLLSELYTNALEHGVLGLSSDWKATPDGFGRYYAERERRLRSVSGHFIRFSLTHTMTGRGGQLTIVCEDSGSGFDYRSDAAAGNNSGYSGRGLMLLRKLGHSLSFRENGTRTEIIYDWHFSEVAAREGGTNT from the coding sequence GTGGATGATTCACTCTCAGAGAACCGGCCGCTGAGGATTTTGATCGCTGACGACAGCGACAGTGACCGCCTGATTCTCAAAACCCTTCTACGTCGTCTTGGCCATGAGGTTGAAGACGCAAGAAACGGCGAAGACGCCGTCGAAATATTTCGTCACTCCGGCGCGGACATTGTGTTGCTGGATGCGCTGATGCCGGTTATGGACGGAATGGAAGCTGCTCGTCATATCAAGGCGCTGGCGGGCGAGCGCCTGGTGCCACTTATCTTTTTGACCTCGCTGTCTGATGCCGACGCGCTGGCCCGCTGCCTGGAAGCCGGCGGCGACGATTTCCTCCCGAAGCCCTATAACCGCACAATCATTGAAGCCAAGATCAATGCCTTCAACCGCATGCGGCTGATGCACCGCACTCTTAGCGAACACCGCGACCTGATCCGCGACCGCAATCGTCAGCTTCTCGAGGAACAGGACGTTGCCAAGCGGGTGTTCGACAACATAGCCCACACTGGCTGCCTGAACGCGACAAATATCCGTTATCACGCCTCTCCCATGTCGATTTTCAACGGCGATATTCTTTTCGCCTGTCCGCGTCCAGCAGGGGGGATGCAGATACTGGTTGGCGACTTCACCGGCCATGGCCTGCCGGCAGCCATCGGTGCCATGCCGGTGGCCGAGATTTTCTACGGCATGACCAGCAAGGGCTTCAGCGGTAGTGATGTGCTGCGGGAAATTAACCAGAAGCTTGGCCGGATATTGCCCACTGGCATGTTCTGTTGCGCAGCAATGATTCAGGCAGACTTTCACCTGAATCAGTTGCAGATATGGAACGGGGGGTTGCCGGATGGCGTTCTTGTAAAGAGGGACGGGATTCTGGAGAGCATTGCCTCCCGGCATCTGCCGTTGGGCGTGCTTGGTGCCGCGCGCTTTGATGCAGGCATGGAGATATTTCGCACGGAGCCGGGAGATACCCTGCTGATGATGACCGATGGCGTGATGGAAGCCGAGAATCGTCACGGCGACATGTACGGCGAGGACCGCCTGAAGCGTTCGCTGGATGACGCCGGCAATGCCGGTTCACCGTTCGACGCAGTGATGGCAGGAATACACGCATTCACCGGCAAGCGGCCAGAACAGGATGATGTAACGCTATTGTCGCTTGAAATGGTGGAGGAAGCCGAGCTTGAGGGAGTATCGGACGGTTTATCCCAATCGGCACTTGAGGGCCCTGCGGAATGGCATTGTGTCTATGAAATCCAGGACCGGTCGCTGGGGCAGTTCAGTCCGTTACCGTTGTTGCTCCATATCTGTATGGAAGTGCCGGGATTGCGGCGCAAGAGTGGAGAAATCTACACGTTGTTATCAGAGCTTTACACCAATGCCCTGGAGCACGGTGTTTTGGGTCTGTCTTCAGACTGGAAGGCAACGCCGGACGGTTTCGGCCGCTACTATGCCGAGCGGGAACGGCGCTTGCGGTCGGTATCAGGCCACTTTATCCGGTTTTCTCTGACCCATACCATGACGGGCCGGGGCGGGCAACTGACCATAGTTTGTGAAGACAGTGGTAGCGGATTCGATTACCGCAGCGACGCCGCGGCCGGCAATAACAGTGGCTATTCCGGGCGGGGGCTGATGCTGTTGCGGAAGCTGGGGCACTCCCTCAGCTTCCGGGAAAATGGCACCCGGACGGAGATTATATATGATTGGCATTTTTCCGAGGTTGCTGCCCGGGAGGGCGGCACCAATACATAA
- a CDS encoding STAS domain-containing protein produces MPIQTHRSEDGRTLTIKIEGRFDFSTHQAFRDAYEHGDENVTAFVVDLSDTTYLDSSALGMLLLLRDYAGGDSAKIRIENCNNDVRRILSISNFEQLFAIR; encoded by the coding sequence ATGCCGATTCAGACGCATCGCAGTGAGGACGGTCGAACCCTGACCATAAAAATTGAAGGGCGCTTCGATTTCAGTACCCATCAGGCCTTTCGTGATGCCTATGAGCATGGTGACGAAAATGTGACGGCCTTTGTGGTGGATCTCTCCGACACCACCTATCTCGACAGCTCGGCTCTGGGAATGCTGCTGTTACTGAGAGACTACGCCGGCGGCGACAGCGCGAAAATTCGCATCGAAAACTGCAACAATGACGTTCGCCGTATACTGTCCATATCCAATTTTGAACAGTTGTTTGCGATTCGCTGA
- the fliJ gene encoding flagellar export protein FliJ, translating to MLRSQRLAVVLTLEERKEKAALEKMAEAQQHHEAQRQQIENLERYQQEYREQIRSSQQGVVSVARLQGWQAFIAQLDQVIGQQQKLLVQAEDRLRHCREEWQRAWERRRGMEKYIETCRRQEQREQDLREQKQMDEAAGRIVARRR from the coding sequence ATGTTGCGATCCCAACGGCTGGCAGTGGTGCTGACCCTTGAGGAACGCAAGGAAAAAGCAGCCCTGGAGAAAATGGCTGAAGCCCAGCAACACCACGAGGCTCAGCGCCAGCAGATTGAAAACCTGGAGCGTTACCAGCAAGAGTACCGGGAGCAGATTCGCAGCAGCCAGCAGGGCGTGGTGTCGGTTGCTCGGTTGCAGGGCTGGCAGGCGTTCATTGCCCAGCTGGATCAGGTGATTGGTCAGCAGCAGAAACTGCTTGTCCAGGCCGAGGATCGGCTCAGGCATTGCCGTGAGGAGTGGCAGCGGGCCTGGGAACGACGCCGGGGCATGGAAAAGTATATTGAAACCTGCCGCCGGCAGGAACAGCGGGAACAGGATCTGAGAGAGCAGAAACAGATGGACGAGGCCGCCGGCCGAATAGTTGCCAGGCGGCGCTGA
- the fliI gene encoding flagellar protein export ATPase FliI, whose translation MTAHLAERLARLQDSFTEELQPELSGRLTRMVGLTLECVGCPMVVGDRCVITGQGAGTVEAEVVGFEDERVYLMPLTAIEGLRPGARVVPLSVASRVPVGPELLGRVVNGNGEPLDGKGPLQAESRVSLSGDIINPLDRAPVRQSMDVGIRAINALMTVGQGQRLGLFAGSGVGKSVLLGMMTRFTDADITVVGLIGERGREVKEFIEDILGDEGLDRSVVVASPADDSPLMRLRAAMLTTRIAEYYRDQGKRVLLLMDSLTRYAQAQREIALAVGEPPATKGYPPSVFAKLPQLVERTGNGRPGAGSITAFYTVLTEGDDQQDPIADAARAILDGHIVLSRRLAEEGHYPAIDVEASISRVMPQVTQPEHFARAQRFKQVYSRYQQARDLISVGAYVKGSDPETDFAMAHIANMGQFLQQGLNESAPLEESIQQLLAVVPERRSPDRAKNPPAVGGGS comes from the coding sequence ATGACGGCGCACCTGGCTGAACGCCTCGCAAGATTACAGGATTCGTTTACCGAAGAACTGCAACCGGAGCTTTCCGGCCGCCTGACACGAATGGTTGGCCTTACCCTGGAATGCGTGGGTTGCCCCATGGTGGTGGGCGACCGTTGTGTGATTACCGGCCAGGGCGCCGGCACTGTGGAAGCGGAAGTGGTGGGTTTTGAGGATGAGCGCGTCTACCTTATGCCCCTGACCGCTATTGAAGGGCTGCGCCCCGGTGCCAGGGTGGTGCCGTTGTCGGTCGCCAGTCGGGTGCCGGTAGGCCCGGAGCTCCTGGGACGGGTGGTGAATGGCAATGGTGAGCCGCTTGATGGCAAGGGCCCGCTACAGGCTGAATCCCGGGTTTCTCTGAGTGGCGATATCATCAACCCGCTGGACAGGGCCCCGGTTCGCCAGTCCATGGACGTGGGAATCCGGGCGATCAATGCGTTGATGACCGTAGGCCAGGGTCAGCGCCTGGGACTGTTTGCTGGCAGTGGTGTGGGTAAAAGTGTGCTGCTGGGCATGATGACGCGCTTTACCGACGCAGATATCACCGTGGTCGGGTTGATCGGTGAGCGGGGTCGCGAAGTCAAAGAATTTATTGAAGATATCCTGGGGGATGAGGGCCTTGACCGATCCGTGGTGGTTGCCTCTCCCGCCGACGATTCGCCACTGATGCGGCTACGTGCTGCCATGCTGACCACCCGAATTGCGGAGTATTACCGCGACCAGGGCAAGCGGGTGCTGTTGTTGATGGATTCCCTCACCCGTTATGCTCAGGCCCAGCGCGAAATCGCCCTTGCTGTGGGTGAGCCGCCGGCCACCAAGGGCTATCCTCCATCGGTCTTCGCCAAGCTGCCGCAACTGGTGGAGAGAACCGGCAATGGTCGCCCGGGTGCTGGCTCGATAACGGCGTTCTACACCGTGCTGACGGAGGGCGATGATCAACAGGACCCCATTGCCGATGCCGCCAGGGCCATCCTGGACGGTCACATTGTGCTGTCCCGTCGGCTGGCGGAAGAGGGACACTATCCCGCCATTGATGTCGAGGCGTCCATCAGTCGTGTTATGCCCCAGGTAACTCAGCCGGAGCACTTCGCCCGCGCCCAGCGTTTCAAGCAGGTCTATTCCCGATACCAGCAGGCCCGGGACCTGATCAGCGTTGGCGCCTACGTGAAAGGGTCGGATCCGGAAACCGATTTCGCCATGGCCCATATCGCCAACATGGGGCAGTTCCTGCAACAGGGATTGAACGAGAGCGCCCCCCTGGAAGAAAGCATTCAGCAACTGCTGGCGGTGGTGCCCGAAAGACGGTCTCCTGACCGCGCCAAAAACCCGCCGGCCGTCGGAGGAGGTAGCTGA
- a CDS encoding flagellar assembly protein FliH, with the protein MKDPRRNLDRIPKENLTAYERWELPLLDARGNEVAREEEREVKPLTAADIDDIRQAAHEDGHSEGREAGYQAGFSEGRGKGYQEGYEAGVAEGREQGTEQGLAETRKEVDVKLDRLEHLLGELLVPIQRHEDEVETALVNLTTVLARAVVFRELSLDSSHITEVVRHAMASLPSTSENVRVHIHPDDYQWVSEVAGKFEAATSIVEDASILRGGCKLETRHSLVDFTVEKRFQKAIQGMLDKQLDTEKAGDVEELDAMMSDLTDFQHGVLDSDQDESRERETDEGKAKGESDDGAPG; encoded by the coding sequence ATGAAAGATCCCCGCCGCAACCTCGATCGCATCCCCAAGGAGAATCTCACCGCTTATGAGCGCTGGGAGCTGCCTCTGTTGGATGCCCGGGGTAACGAGGTGGCCCGGGAAGAGGAGCGTGAAGTAAAGCCCCTGACCGCGGCCGATATTGACGACATTCGCCAGGCGGCCCATGAAGACGGCCATAGTGAAGGCCGGGAGGCCGGATACCAGGCCGGTTTCAGCGAAGGCCGGGGAAAAGGTTATCAGGAAGGGTATGAGGCCGGTGTTGCCGAAGGCCGCGAGCAGGGAACCGAGCAGGGGCTGGCGGAAACCCGCAAGGAAGTCGACGTCAAGCTGGACCGGCTGGAGCACTTGCTGGGTGAGTTGTTGGTTCCCATCCAGCGCCACGAGGATGAGGTGGAAACCGCCCTGGTTAATCTGACCACCGTGCTTGCCCGCGCCGTCGTGTTCAGGGAACTGTCACTGGACTCGTCCCACATCACCGAGGTGGTCCGCCACGCAATGGCGTCATTGCCCTCTACTTCTGAAAACGTGCGCGTTCATATTCACCCCGACGACTACCAATGGGTCAGCGAGGTCGCCGGGAAGTTTGAGGCAGCCACCTCCATTGTTGAGGATGCCTCGATTCTGCGGGGTGGCTGCAAGCTGGAAACCCGTCACAGCCTGGTGGACTTCACGGTTGAAAAGCGGTTCCAGAAAGCCATTCAGGGCATGCTGGACAAACAGCTGGACACTGAGAAAGCCGGTGACGTGGAAGAACTTGACGCCATGATGAGCGATCTCACTGACTTCCAGCACGGTGTACTTGATTCCGATCAGGACGAGAGCCGCGAGCGGGAGACCGACGAGGGCAAGGCTAAGGGTGAGAGCGATGACGGCGCACCTGGCTGA